The following are encoded together in the Pedobacter steynii genome:
- the argC gene encoding N-acetyl-gamma-glutamyl-phosphate reductase, with protein sequence MKVKAGIIGGAGYTGGEMLRLLVNHPSVEVAFVHSNSNTGNLISDVHTDLLGDTDLRFTGELSDDIDVLFLCVGHGDAKKFLAANPIAAGIKIIDLSQDFRLKAAAGQDWVYGLPELNRERIKTASFIANPGCFATCIQLGLLPLAAKGLLKNEVHINATTGSTGAGQSLAATSHFSWRNNNLSVYKAFEHQHLNEIGETLLQLDANFNEVLNFIPQRGDFTRGILAAMYVESDLTAEEAQTLYEDYYAEHPFTHVSKKNIDLKQVVNTNKGLVHVEKHGSKLFIVSVIDNLLKGASGQAVQNMNLIFGLEERQGLALKAAGF encoded by the coding sequence ATGAAGGTTAAAGCAGGAATCATTGGCGGTGCCGGCTATACCGGTGGAGAAATGCTTCGATTGCTGGTCAACCACCCTTCAGTAGAAGTTGCTTTTGTGCATAGCAACAGCAATACGGGAAACCTGATCTCGGACGTCCATACGGATCTTCTGGGAGATACAGACCTTCGCTTCACCGGAGAATTATCTGACGATATTGATGTCCTGTTTTTATGTGTTGGACATGGCGATGCAAAGAAATTTCTGGCAGCTAATCCTATCGCTGCAGGAATAAAAATCATTGACCTGAGTCAGGATTTCAGACTAAAAGCCGCAGCAGGACAAGACTGGGTATACGGTCTTCCGGAGTTGAACCGCGAACGCATTAAAACAGCAAGCTTTATTGCTAATCCCGGTTGTTTTGCAACCTGTATCCAGTTGGGTTTATTGCCACTGGCGGCAAAAGGTTTACTTAAAAACGAAGTGCACATCAATGCAACTACAGGTTCTACAGGTGCAGGCCAGAGTCTGGCCGCAACTTCTCATTTTAGCTGGCGTAATAATAACCTTTCTGTATATAAGGCTTTTGAACATCAGCACCTGAATGAGATCGGAGAAACCTTATTGCAACTGGATGCGAATTTTAATGAGGTGCTGAATTTTATCCCGCAACGTGGAGATTTTACCAGAGGGATCCTTGCAGCTATGTATGTGGAAAGTGACCTGACGGCAGAAGAAGCACAAACCTTATATGAGGACTATTATGCGGAACACCCATTTACTCATGTGAGTAAGAAAAATATAGATTTGAAACAGGTGGTGAACACCAATAAAGGACTGGTTCATGTTGAAAAACATGGTAGTAAGCTCTTTATCGTGAGCGTCATTGATAATTTGTTGAAAGGGGCAAGCGGGCAGGCAGTGCAAAACATGAACTTGATTTTTGGACTGGAAGAGCGGCAAGGCCTGGCGCTTAAGGCAGCCGGGTTTTAA
- the proC gene encoding pyrroline-5-carboxylate reductase → MKQFKGSIAILGSGNIGISLAKGLVKANYALPSQISLTRRNITNLNPFAEQGFGVSNDNAAVVAASDVIVLAVLPQQLNQLLDQIRPVVDVKKHLFISVASGVSCADIRNKLGNETQVIRAMPNTAIAIGQSMTCIATDSASSEYMEEVTRMFETVGSVVKINEDLMTSATALCACGIAFFLRAIRAASQGGVEIGFHADEALKMAVQTAKGAADLLLQMQSHPEQEIDKVTSPKGCTIAGLNEMEHNGFSSSLIKGIKLSATKAGALYTKE, encoded by the coding sequence ATGAAACAGTTTAAAGGCAGCATTGCCATTTTAGGAAGCGGAAATATTGGCATTTCTTTGGCCAAAGGACTAGTGAAAGCAAATTATGCTTTGCCTAGTCAGATCAGTTTAACCAGAAGAAATATAACCAATTTAAACCCCTTTGCTGAACAAGGCTTTGGCGTGAGTAATGATAATGCTGCGGTTGTTGCCGCTTCAGATGTCATTGTGCTTGCGGTGTTGCCACAACAGTTAAATCAGCTTTTGGATCAGATTCGTCCGGTTGTGGATGTCAAAAAACACTTGTTCATTTCCGTTGCCTCCGGCGTCAGCTGTGCGGACATTAGAAATAAACTGGGAAATGAGACGCAGGTGATCAGGGCTATGCCAAATACTGCGATTGCAATTGGACAGTCTATGACCTGTATTGCGACAGATAGTGCTTCTTCTGAATACATGGAAGAGGTGACCAGAATGTTTGAAACCGTGGGCTCAGTGGTAAAGATCAATGAAGACCTGATGACCTCGGCCACAGCTTTGTGTGCCTGTGGGATTGCGTTCTTCCTGCGTGCAATAAGAGCAGCTTCACAAGGTGGTGTAGAAATTGGCTTTCATGCAGATGAAGCCTTGAAAATGGCCGTTCAGACGGCAAAAGGGGCGGCAGATCTGCTCTTGCAGATGCAGTCTCATCCTGAACAGGAAATAGATAAAGTAACTTCGCCGAAAGGCTGTACCATTGCCGGATTAAATGAGATGGAGCACAATGGATTTAGCTCCTCTCTGATCAAAGGCATCAAGCTATCGGCAACAAAAGCCGGAGCTTTATATACCAAAGAATAA
- the argB gene encoding acetylglutamate kinase: MKKLSVIKIGGNVIDNSEKLHQFLLDFNALPGDKILIHGGGKIATELGVSLGIEAKMVDGRRITDIETLRIVTMVYAGLINKNMVAQLQAKGCNAIGLTGADGNIIRAVKRPVKEIDYGFVGDLDGASVSSATLDSLLRAGLTPVLCAITHDGESQLLNTNADTIASAVAVAMSSLYETVLVYCFEKRGVMRDVEDDNSLVPEIRMQEFESLKQEGVVSGGMIPKLHNAFEAIKSGVSAVYIGKADELPQINDQGFGTRLII, translated from the coding sequence ATGAAGAAACTAAGTGTAATTAAGATTGGCGGAAATGTAATTGATAATTCTGAGAAACTGCATCAGTTTTTACTTGACTTTAATGCCCTTCCGGGAGATAAGATTTTAATTCACGGTGGCGGAAAGATTGCGACAGAATTGGGGGTTTCTTTAGGGATTGAGGCTAAAATGGTAGATGGCCGCCGGATTACAGATATAGAAACCTTAAGGATTGTAACGATGGTATATGCCGGACTAATCAATAAGAACATGGTGGCTCAGTTACAGGCAAAAGGCTGCAATGCAATTGGGTTAACAGGGGCCGACGGGAACATCATCAGAGCCGTAAAACGTCCGGTAAAAGAGATTGATTATGGCTTTGTTGGAGATCTTGATGGAGCTTCGGTTTCATCAGCTACGCTGGATAGCTTGCTTAGGGCAGGGTTAACACCGGTCTTGTGTGCAATTACTCATGATGGAGAAAGTCAGCTTTTGAATACCAATGCAGACACCATCGCTTCTGCTGTGGCAGTAGCCATGTCTTCATTGTATGAGACCGTATTGGTGTATTGCTTTGAAAAAAGAGGCGTGATGCGGGATGTAGAAGACGACAATTCTCTTGTTCCTGAAATCAGGATGCAGGAATTTGAAAGCTTAAAACAGGAAGGGGTAGTTTCAGGAGGAATGATCCCCAAATTACACAATGCCTTTGAGGCGATAAAAAGCGGTGTTTCTGCTGTATACATCGGTAAAGCAGATGAATTACCGCAAATTAATGATCAGGGCTTTGGAACCAGGCTGATCATTTAA
- a CDS encoding acetylornithine carbamoyltransferase, which yields MKQFTSVNDVEDISQLVASALALKESPYAHQNLGKNKTLGLVFLNPSLRTRLSTQKAALNLGMNVMVMNMDKEGWALETQDGVVMNGTTVEHIREAAAVMGQYCDVLGLRSFPKLISRDEDYNEDFFNKFIQYCGVPVVSLESATRHPLQSLADLVTIKETWKGTTKPKVVLAWAPHIKALPQAVPNSFSEWMCRAQAEGMLDFTIVQPKGYELNEDFTPGAKISHNIDEALKDADYIYVKNWSSYKEYGKVLTYPEGWMLTNERLKVTNDAKVMHCLPVRRDLELSSEVLDGPNSLVIQEAGNRLWAAQAVLKDVLERL from the coding sequence ATGAAACAATTCACTTCAGTAAATGATGTTGAAGACATCAGCCAATTGGTAGCCTCCGCATTGGCACTAAAAGAAAGCCCTTATGCACATCAGAATCTGGGCAAAAATAAAACCCTGGGTCTGGTTTTTCTTAACCCTAGTTTACGCACGCGCCTGAGTACTCAAAAAGCAGCATTGAATTTGGGAATGAATGTGATGGTAATGAACATGGATAAAGAAGGCTGGGCGTTGGAAACTCAGGATGGTGTGGTCATGAATGGCACTACAGTAGAGCATATCCGTGAAGCTGCAGCGGTAATGGGGCAGTATTGTGATGTACTGGGCTTACGTTCTTTTCCTAAGCTAATCAGCAGGGATGAGGATTATAATGAAGATTTCTTTAATAAATTTATTCAGTATTGTGGCGTTCCGGTAGTGAGTCTGGAAAGTGCAACACGTCACCCTTTGCAAAGTCTGGCGGATCTGGTAACGATTAAAGAAACCTGGAAAGGAACAACAAAGCCTAAGGTAGTATTGGCCTGGGCTCCACATATCAAAGCTTTGCCACAGGCAGTTCCGAACTCCTTTTCCGAATGGATGTGCAGGGCACAGGCTGAAGGAATGCTGGATTTTACCATTGTACAGCCTAAGGGCTATGAGCTGAACGAAGATTTCACTCCGGGTGCTAAGATCAGCCATAATATAGATGAAGCCTTGAAAGATGCTGATTATATTTACGTGAAAAACTGGTCCAGCTATAAGGAGTATGGAAAAGTACTAACTTATCCTGAAGGGTGGATGCTAACCAATGAGCGGTTAAAGGTAACCAATGATGCAAAAGTAATGCACTGCTTGCCTGTTCGCCGTGACCTGGAGCTTTCCTCAGAAGTGCTGGATGGACCAAATTCACTGGTCATTCAGGAAGCCGGAAACCGGTTATGGGCCGCACAGGCCGTACTGAAAGATGTACTTGAAAGGTTATAA
- the argH gene encoding argininosuccinate lyase, producing MKIWQKNVDVNKDIETFTVGKDRELDLQMAAFDVLGSLAHVEMLESIGLLTAEELADIQKELKNIYADIEAGKFTIEDTVEDVHSQVEWLLTQRIGDAGKKIHSGRSRNDQVLVDLKLYFRSCIEEMVGNTTALFTQLIELSNIHKDKLLPGYTHLQIAMPSSFGLWFGAYAESLVDDMELMLAAYKICNKNPLGSAAGYGSSFPLNRTMTTQLLGFENLNYNVVYAQMGRGKTERILGQAMSSVAASLAKMAMDVCLFINQNFGFISFPDELTTGSSIMPHKKNPDVFELIRSRCNKIQALPNEIAMMTTNLPSGYHRDLQLLKENLFPAITSLNECLEMTTYMLQHIRIKDDILADKKYAYLFSVEVVNELALKGVPFREAYKIVGETIENGTFSPSTKVNHTHEGSIGNLCNPEIEEMMAEILSQFKFEKTNAAIEKLLA from the coding sequence ATGAAGATTTGGCAAAAAAACGTAGACGTAAATAAGGATATAGAAACTTTTACCGTAGGCAAAGACAGGGAGCTGGATTTGCAAATGGCAGCTTTTGATGTTTTAGGCTCTCTGGCCCATGTTGAAATGCTGGAAAGTATCGGATTGCTGACCGCTGAAGAACTGGCAGATATTCAAAAAGAACTTAAAAATATCTACGCAGATATCGAAGCGGGTAAATTCACAATTGAGGATACCGTAGAAGATGTGCACTCCCAGGTGGAATGGCTGCTGACACAACGTATTGGAGATGCCGGTAAAAAGATCCATAGCGGACGCTCCCGTAATGATCAGGTTCTGGTGGATTTGAAACTTTATTTCAGAAGTTGCATCGAAGAGATGGTTGGAAATACAACTGCGCTTTTCACACAGCTGATCGAATTGAGTAACATCCATAAGGACAAATTGCTTCCAGGATATACCCATCTTCAGATTGCTATGCCCTCTTCTTTTGGACTATGGTTTGGTGCTTATGCGGAAAGTCTGGTCGACGATATGGAGCTAATGCTGGCTGCTTATAAAATCTGTAATAAAAATCCATTGGGATCTGCTGCGGGCTATGGTTCTTCATTCCCTTTAAACAGGACGATGACCACTCAGTTGCTGGGCTTTGAAAACCTGAACTATAATGTCGTTTATGCGCAGATGGGAAGGGGTAAAACGGAACGTATTCTTGGACAGGCGATGTCCTCAGTCGCCGCTTCTTTAGCAAAAATGGCTATGGATGTCTGCCTTTTTATCAATCAGAATTTCGGCTTTATCAGCTTTCCGGACGAACTGACTACAGGATCGAGCATTATGCCGCATAAAAAGAATCCGGATGTTTTTGAGCTGATCCGCTCCAGGTGCAATAAAATTCAGGCTTTACCGAATGAAATTGCCATGATGACGACCAATCTGCCTTCCGGATATCATCGCGACCTTCAACTGTTGAAAGAAAATCTTTTCCCGGCAATTACCTCGCTGAATGAGTGTCTGGAGATGACTACCTATATGCTGCAACACATCAGAATCAAAGATGATATTCTGGCAGATAAAAAATATGCTTATCTATTTAGCGTTGAAGTGGTGAATGAACTTGCTTTAAAAGGGGTTCCTTTTAGAGAGGCCTATAAAATCGTTGGTGAAACGATAGAAAATGGCACCTTCTCCCCTTCTACTAAAGTGAACCACACACATGAGGGAAGTATCGGGAATCTATGTAATCCGGAAATTGAAGAGATGATGGCAGAGATCCTGTCGC
- a CDS encoding aspartate aminotransferase family protein: MNLFDVYPLNNIEIVKAAGSTVWDADGQEYLDLYGGHAVISIGHTHPHYVKRVTDQLNKVGFYSNSVKIPLQVELAEKLGKVSGKPDYQLFLCNSGAEANENALKLASFYNGRKKVIAFKGAFHGRTSLAVSATDNPKIIAPVNETDNIIFLPHNDEAALEQAFAAFGNEVAAVIIEGIQGVGGIKEASVSFLQKIRSLCDQYNALYIADSVQCGYGRTGKFYSHDEAGVDADVYTMAKGMGNGFPVAGISISPKFKPWHGMLGTTFGGNHLACAAALAVLEIMDQDQLMKNAEEVGTYLINELKKIEEVTEVRGRGLMIGIELPESLSNVKKDLLFKHHIFTGEAKPNVIRLLPALNLSKDQADQFLNQFKIALNQR, translated from the coding sequence ATGAACTTATTCGACGTATATCCGTTAAACAATATAGAAATCGTTAAAGCCGCAGGTAGTACCGTTTGGGACGCCGATGGTCAGGAATATTTAGACCTCTATGGTGGTCATGCAGTGATCTCTATCGGTCATACGCATCCTCATTATGTGAAACGTGTAACCGATCAATTGAATAAAGTAGGATTCTATTCTAATTCTGTGAAGATTCCTTTGCAGGTCGAGCTGGCTGAAAAGCTGGGTAAAGTATCGGGCAAACCGGATTACCAGTTGTTCCTTTGTAACTCAGGGGCTGAGGCGAATGAAAATGCCTTGAAACTGGCTTCATTCTATAATGGAAGAAAAAAGGTGATTGCCTTTAAAGGTGCTTTCCATGGCAGAACTTCATTGGCCGTCTCTGCAACGGATAACCCAAAAATTATTGCTCCGGTAAATGAGACGGACAACATTATATTCCTCCCTCACAATGATGAAGCTGCATTGGAGCAGGCATTTGCTGCTTTTGGAAATGAAGTGGCAGCAGTAATCATTGAAGGGATCCAGGGGGTTGGCGGAATCAAAGAAGCATCTGTTTCTTTCCTTCAAAAAATCCGTTCCCTTTGCGATCAGTACAATGCGCTTTACATTGCTGATAGCGTACAGTGCGGTTATGGAAGAACGGGGAAATTTTATTCTCATGATGAGGCCGGCGTAGATGCGGATGTTTACACCATGGCTAAAGGAATGGGAAACGGGTTCCCGGTAGCAGGAATCTCCATCTCTCCTAAATTTAAGCCATGGCACGGTATGTTGGGTACTACCTTCGGTGGAAATCACCTGGCTTGTGCAGCTGCATTGGCGGTACTGGAAATTATGGATCAGGATCAGCTGATGAAAAATGCAGAAGAGGTGGGTACTTATCTGATCAATGAACTGAAGAAAATCGAAGAGGTAACTGAAGTGCGTGGACGAGGCTTAATGATCGGAATTGAACTTCCTGAAAGCTTATCAAATGTAAAAAAAGACCTGTTGTTTAAGCACCATATTTTTACCGGAGAAGCTAAACCGAATGTAATCAGACTTTTGCCGGCTTTAAATTTAAGTAAAGATCAGGCAGATCAATTTTTAAATCAGTTTAAAATTGCGCTAAATCAAAGATGA
- a CDS encoding M20 family metallo-hydrolase, with translation MIEQLQKDSLELLKQLIGISSFSKEEDKTADVIEQFLQQRDIKTQRKLNNIWAYNKYFDQKKPTLLLNSHHDTVRPNTGYTRDPYAAIVEDGKLYGLGSNDAGGCLVSLIATFLYFYDQKDLGYNICLATTAEEEISGNNGLECVLPDLGELEFAIVGEPTLMNLAIAERGLLVLDCVSTGKAGHAAREEGDNAIYKALKDIEWFRNYRFSKVSEMFGPLKMSVTIINAGSQHNVVPATCTFTVDVRVTDAYSNEEVLKIIRTNVDCEVTPRSIRLKPSSIDKEHPFVQSGIALGRTTYGSPTTSDQALLSIPSVKIGPGDSARSHMADEYVFVNEIEEGIQLYIDMLKPVIKGK, from the coding sequence ATGATAGAACAACTGCAAAAAGATAGTTTAGAACTGTTGAAACAACTGATTGGGATCTCTTCCTTTAGTAAAGAAGAGGATAAAACGGCTGATGTGATCGAACAGTTTTTGCAGCAACGTGATATAAAAACGCAGCGCAAGCTGAATAACATCTGGGCCTACAACAAATATTTTGATCAAAAAAAGCCAACATTGCTTTTAAACTCACATCACGATACCGTAAGGCCGAATACCGGTTATACACGCGATCCTTACGCTGCAATTGTTGAAGATGGTAAATTGTATGGACTGGGGAGTAATGATGCGGGAGGATGTCTGGTTTCGCTTATAGCGACCTTTCTTTATTTCTATGATCAGAAAGATTTAGGTTATAACATTTGCCTGGCGACAACCGCAGAAGAAGAAATCTCCGGAAATAACGGATTGGAATGTGTGCTGCCCGATCTTGGAGAACTGGAGTTTGCGATTGTAGGAGAGCCTACCTTAATGAACCTAGCCATTGCAGAACGCGGTTTACTGGTATTGGATTGCGTGTCTACAGGGAAAGCGGGGCATGCTGCTAGGGAAGAAGGAGATAATGCAATTTATAAAGCATTGAAAGATATCGAATGGTTCCGTAATTACCGCTTTTCTAAAGTTTCGGAAATGTTTGGACCACTGAAAATGTCGGTGACGATTATCAATGCGGGCTCTCAGCATAATGTCGTTCCTGCGACCTGTACTTTTACGGTAGATGTTCGTGTAACAGATGCCTACAGCAATGAAGAAGTTTTAAAGATTATCAGAACGAATGTGGATTGCGAAGTTACTCCGCGCTCCATTCGTTTGAAGCCCTCTTCTATTGATAAAGAACATCCTTTTGTACAATCCGGAATTGCCTTAGGAAGGACTACTTATGGTTCCCCAACCACGTCGGATCAGGCTTTGTTGAGTATCCCTTCTGTAAAAATCGGCCCGGGAGATTCTGCCCGTTCTCATATGGCAGACGAATATGTGTTTGTCAATGAAATCGAAGAAGGAATCCAGCTTTATATTGACATGTTAAAACCGGTAATTAAGGGGAAATAG
- a CDS encoding S9 family peptidase — protein sequence MNRIKYSLLLLLLPYGASLHAQQKPGLTWKDVSKWNFIRGNSYALSPNGQWLSWAKGPTEGDLQTVIRKVSDTTNFNYPIGASTSTVIYSKDSRYAAFKVSAKEAEVKSAKKTMKPLYDQLVLLSLPGNQKTTFEKVKTFSFSGESSEWLAIQFTAPENASKDKDAPKGTDLLLYHLSSKKSYNLGNVAEYSFNKAGNILAYTIDANGQNGNGVFIRDMKTGLITAIENDKANYKSINWNENGTAFALLKSNKNEQYKEDVFTVIGINKIAGEQTNKVSYTGIDGKNFPKNMGISGNGTPYWSEDQGTLFFGINTFEKKADSASKDKSAIKPADQAKAKPQTKTDSLAKGKAEGKPAAKADIEKPDMIIWNWQDKRLQSAQQTQETRDKNYSFLSSYRIADQKFSQLADSSLKNVVVAPQHLYAIGYDNSGYELMSNLDGQSYTDIYLIDLKTGIKKRIFEKFYTSSGGTLSFAPNGKWASFNKDGAFYSINLETQQQYNLTEKIKASFIDELDDHNVVKPSTPNFGWSSDSRYVLIKDNYDLWRISADGKSAISLSDNWKSKKQDVQGKFSIYPKDKGTDLSKDQYFAVFNSVNKKTGIGLLEAGKSSIKVLFMDDNGYGSFNKASDGNVFVYSKQNNEKSPELYISTTANLANAKQVTKNTPDQEKYAWSSGVKLINYVSANGDSLQAALYLPANYQEGKSYPTITYIYERLTDELNAYTMPGFPGGGFNKSMYTSNGYAVLMPDIKYKLNDPGMSAVACVVPAVKAAIGTGIVDEKRVAIHGHSWGGYQTSFLITQTNIFKAAAAGAPLTNMISMYSLIYWNSGGTNQAIFEASQGRLTPGYWDNWDAFARNSPVYHIKKVQTPLLLLHNDKDGAVDYTQGIEYYNGLRRLNKPVVMITYRGENHGIAKIPNRKDYAVRMMEYFDYMLKDKPAPEWWAKGVNRLDMEKHLEARAFEKAEEQ from the coding sequence ATGAACAGAATCAAATACTCACTTCTGCTGTTACTTTTACCCTATGGAGCAAGCCTCCATGCGCAGCAAAAACCAGGTCTGACCTGGAAAGATGTTTCCAAATGGAATTTTATCAGAGGAAATAGTTATGCACTATCTCCTAACGGACAGTGGTTGTCCTGGGCAAAAGGTCCCACTGAAGGTGACCTTCAAACCGTAATCCGTAAAGTTTCAGACACCACAAATTTCAATTATCCTATCGGAGCAAGCACCTCCACGGTGATTTATTCAAAAGATTCCAGGTATGCTGCTTTTAAAGTGTCGGCAAAAGAGGCAGAGGTAAAATCTGCAAAGAAAACCATGAAGCCCCTTTACGACCAATTGGTTCTCCTTTCTTTACCTGGCAATCAGAAAACTACTTTTGAGAAAGTGAAGACATTTAGTTTCTCCGGAGAATCATCAGAATGGCTGGCCATACAATTTACCGCCCCGGAAAATGCCTCAAAAGACAAAGATGCCCCAAAAGGGACAGACCTTTTACTCTATCACCTGAGCAGCAAAAAAAGTTATAACCTGGGAAATGTAGCAGAATATTCATTCAATAAGGCAGGAAATATCCTGGCCTACACCATTGATGCCAATGGACAGAATGGGAACGGAGTCTTTATCCGAGATATGAAAACCGGCCTGATCACTGCGATTGAAAATGATAAAGCAAATTACAAAAGCATCAACTGGAATGAAAACGGAACTGCTTTTGCATTACTTAAATCCAATAAAAACGAGCAATATAAAGAAGATGTTTTTACAGTAATCGGCATCAATAAAATTGCGGGCGAGCAAACCAATAAAGTTTCCTATACCGGTATTGACGGCAAGAATTTCCCAAAAAACATGGGCATCAGCGGAAATGGAACACCTTACTGGTCAGAAGACCAGGGGACTTTGTTTTTTGGCATCAATACCTTTGAAAAGAAAGCTGACAGCGCTTCAAAAGATAAATCTGCAATAAAACCAGCGGATCAGGCTAAAGCAAAACCTCAGACAAAAACCGACAGCCTTGCCAAAGGAAAAGCTGAAGGCAAACCTGCAGCCAAGGCAGATATAGAAAAGCCGGATATGATCATATGGAACTGGCAGGACAAACGTCTTCAATCTGCCCAGCAGACTCAGGAAACAAGAGACAAAAACTACAGCTTCCTGAGTTCTTACCGCATTGCAGACCAGAAGTTCAGTCAACTGGCAGACAGCAGTTTAAAAAATGTTGTTGTTGCACCACAGCACCTATATGCCATCGGTTACGACAATTCTGGATATGAATTAATGAGTAACCTTGACGGTCAAAGCTATACCGATATTTACCTCATCGACCTGAAAACAGGCATAAAAAAACGGATTTTTGAAAAGTTTTATACTTCCAGCGGAGGCACACTTAGTTTTGCCCCCAATGGTAAATGGGCAAGTTTTAATAAAGATGGCGCTTTCTATAGCATCAATCTGGAAACCCAGCAGCAATATAACCTGACGGAGAAAATCAAGGCTTCCTTTATAGATGAGCTGGATGACCATAACGTTGTCAAGCCATCTACCCCCAATTTTGGCTGGTCATCAGATTCCAGATATGTATTGATTAAAGACAACTATGACCTTTGGCGCATCAGTGCTGATGGAAAATCAGCCATCTCCCTTTCCGATAACTGGAAAAGTAAAAAACAGGATGTACAGGGCAAATTCTCCATCTATCCAAAAGATAAAGGGACAGACCTGAGCAAGGATCAATATTTTGCAGTTTTTAATTCCGTCAATAAAAAAACAGGAATCGGCCTTCTTGAAGCCGGGAAGAGCAGCATCAAGGTTTTGTTTATGGATGATAACGGATATGGCAGTTTCAATAAAGCCAGTGATGGGAATGTATTTGTTTACAGTAAGCAGAACAATGAAAAGTCGCCTGAGCTATACATCAGTACTACAGCGAACCTGGCCAATGCAAAGCAGGTTACTAAAAACACACCTGATCAGGAGAAGTATGCCTGGTCTTCGGGCGTAAAACTGATCAACTATGTCAGCGCAAACGGAGATTCTTTGCAGGCAGCCCTATACCTTCCTGCAAATTATCAGGAAGGAAAAAGCTATCCTACCATCACTTATATCTATGAGCGCTTAACCGATGAACTAAATGCCTATACCATGCCGGGATTTCCTGGAGGTGGATTTAACAAATCGATGTACACCAGCAATGGTTATGCTGTCCTGATGCCGGATATCAAATACAAATTGAATGATCCCGGTATGTCTGCTGTGGCTTGTGTCGTTCCGGCGGTGAAAGCTGCGATTGGAACCGGTATTGTTGATGAAAAACGGGTGGCCATTCATGGACATTCCTGGGGAGGATATCAGACCTCTTTCCTGATTACTCAGACTAATATTTTTAAAGCTGCTGCTGCGGGAGCACCGTTAACCAACATGATCAGTATGTATAGTCTGATTTACTGGAATAGCGGAGGCACCAACCAGGCAATTTTCGAGGCGAGTCAGGGTCGGTTAACTCCAGGTTACTGGGACAACTGGGATGCTTTTGCCCGTAACTCTCCGGTTTATCACATCAAAAAAGTACAGACCCCCTTGTTGTTGTTACACAATGATAAAGACGGTGCGGTAGATTATACCCAAGGTATTGAATACTACAATGGACTGAGAAGGTTGAATAAACCGGTGGTAATGATCACCTATCGTGGAGAAAACCATGGTATTGCAAAAATACCAAACCGTAAAGATTATGCAGTTCGCATGATGGAATACTTTGATTATATGCTAAAGGACAAGCCGGCACCAGAATGGTGGGCTAAAGGAGTCAACCGTTTAGATATGGAAAAACACCTGGAAGCACGAGCTTTTGAAAAAGCAGAAGAACAATAA